Part of the Gadus chalcogrammus isolate NIFS_2021 chromosome 22, NIFS_Gcha_1.0, whole genome shotgun sequence genome is shown below.
TTTCTGATGACTTTCAACACGTCACTCCATCGCTCTTGGTGGATGGAGCATGGGCCTGGTTGCCTGGTAACGCCGGTGCTCGACTCCCACCTCGCCCCGGACGACCACCATGTCATCACCGTTTCTGGGTGTCTCCTTGACTACCAGTACATCGAGGTGCTGAGCTCGGCACTACAAGTCTTGTTGGCGGTTAGTgatccgcacgcacacacacgcacgcaaacgcacacgcacacgcacacttacacacacacgcactcgcatagCATATTACCATTGTAATTACCCAAGTATTACAATGGTAATATGGTATGTATGATAGTCAAATGTTCTCCTGACTGAAGTACCATAGTTTTGGTACTCACTAGTGCAGTATATTATAGTGTTTGTGTACTGAAGGCCATGGTCGTAATTAGGTAAAAAATATAAGAACAtctcaattcacacacacagatgtggtACACACTGATGTGATCAGGAAtcaatccatctctctccttcgtcCACAGCTCTTCGGTTTTGTTTACGCCTGTTATGTGAGCAAAGTCTTCCAGGATGACGAAGACAGCTGTAAGtgctttttattttccaaatgttctctttTTCCCAGCCTCGTTATCTCTGCAGGCGTATGTCTGGTGTAGGGATGGCTGACGGGTAGCAACACTCTGAGTAGCAGCTTTAGTTTTTGTTGCCGTGGCAGCGGTGGCAAGGGAGCTTGGCTTTCTATTGTGTTTCCGATTGGCTGACTCAaggtgagagatagagatagtctctgtctatctctctctggagGATTCCGTCCGTTGTGGCGTGAGGGCTCCACTTGTGGGGAGTGTCAAACACGTATTTTCAGTTAGCTGTCCATCTTTCTGTCTACCTGTCAGTCTACCTGTCAGATGTGCTCGGTGGACCCTtagtctgtccgtctatcttttctggtctcctgtggtctgtctgtccccttGTCAGTTCGTAGCTCTGCCATTTTTGGGAATATCACGTTGCATGCTGCCTTCCTGGAGACATTATGAAATGACCTGGGATCTCAGACTCCTTGTGACTGGATATTGTGCTCTTATGATGTGCAACTGAAGACATTATATGATAATATGATAAGTTATATAATACATGATCGATTATGCAGGTTGATAGAATGACGGTAGTTGACCCCGGGTTCGATTATGAGATACTGGTAAATGAAATACAATAGACACTAAAACCAACATATCGTTCAAGGACAACGCTGGAAATCAAGATTCAATTCAGGGCTTTTATATCTAAGGGATACAACAGTGAAACATCGGTCCTTGTTAGCGAGTGAACAGCTCTATAATGGAGACACATGGCCCAGCAAACAGCCACGTTATTATGGTTCACGACGCAATCGCTTATGCTGAACTCTACAGTGAATACGGCATAATGGATAGTGAGTAATAAAGAGCGTCACATTGACGAACCCAATCCAAAGGAGAGGAAAGTAACACTACCCTGTCCTCTTGTCACTTCCACAGTCGACTTCATTGGTGGCTTTGACTCCTATGGCTACCAGCCCCCACAGAAGTCCTCGCACCTTCAACTCCAGCCACTTTACACGTAGGTATCCCGCATCAGACTGTTTACATATGATGGCTGACTATGGATGGGGCGACAAAAGCTCacgaggtagagcgggttgacttgtaaccggaaggttgctagtttgagtAGTGTTGAGGTGTCCATGAGCAAGACGCCTTACCCTGACTGCTACCCTGCGTGGTTACGACTCCgccgtgaatgtgtgaattaatggttgtaagtcgctttggataaaagcgtctgcaaaatctcctaaatgtaaatgtattataaatggaTGGCTTGGTGGGTCAACCTACTAGTTCGCCAACTATGTGAACAATATGCCTTGGAGTACCTCAGGTTTGAGTCCAACCTGCCAAACATCCTATGTTACATTTTCTCTTAACTGCCTTGTCCATATAGACACAACAATTAAAAGTGTGTACGTACTTTTACTTCATCACATTAGATGGATTTGGTATATACGGTAGATGTGTTAGTAGTacagtatgtatttatttttcgtttAAAGTGAACATAAAATCAGTCATTTACATTGTATCTCCCCAGTTTTATTTGCACTTGATAGTCCAAACTTCTGCAACAGCTGAAATTAACTTCAGCTTTTACTAAACGTATCTTATGTATATCTCAGGCTGCATTGTAAAACATTGGTTTAATGTTCTGATTGGTTAACTCCCACTGAACACTCTTGCAGAGATGGAGATGCTGGACTGTATTGAAAGCTGTTAGTACTATGCTGATGATCTGTGTGTCCATCTCTACCACAGGGCTGGTTAGGTGTCAGCAGTGCCCCCTTGAGGCTAAACCGTGACAGTGCCGCTGTGGATGGAAACctggtcaccatgacaacactctgctgtgtgtgtcacaatCACACTGAAGAACGgatttccccccaccccctcatccaggaggagagagatgtcttagtctgtgtgtgtgagagtgagaaagaaagtaagaaagaaagtGGACTGgagagagtgtgcatgtgagccagaatgttgtgtgtgtttgggctgtgtgtgtgtgtgtgtgtgagagagagattaggcGACATTAGGTGTGTgaaagtgagagcgagagaatgctagtgagagagagacatttaccCTGAATAGAATGTATAGAGCTCAGGGATGTACCAGCATGCGGGATGACGTGATGAAGGTGACAGGAAGCAAAGAACAGGAAATGGGTGGGCGGAGCTACAGGACACTACTAAGAGGTCACCCAGGAAACACTTCAACAAACTGCCAGCTCTCCACACTcccgacagtgtgtgtgtgtgtgtgtgtgtgtgtgtgtgtgtgtgtgtgtgtgtgtgtgtgtgtgtgtgtgtgtgtgtgtgtgtgtgtgtgtgtgtgtgtgtgtgtatgttttgtgtgtgtgtgcctccacaCTAATAGCTTGTCCTCAGTGAATGCACCCTGGACTCTGTCACTTGGTGCCTCTCAAGTGTTTTCCACTTTGGGTGTCACGTAATGATGATGAttaggataataataataataataataatgaaagagGCACCGTTCTTCCATATCGTTGTTTTAGAatgtgatgatgtcatgctAGAGCAGTCTTAACGAGAAAATGCTCGGTCCCAAAGCCATCAGTTCTACACACTGTCCACTGAATTAAATGCCCCACCCCCCGCGGGTTAGTCCGGGTAACACTAAACCACTAAACTGTTGAAGAATTTAGCCTATAGGGTTAACGGTACACCAGGAAGCTGTTTGTACGACTCTACAGGTGAATTCAACAATACAGTCACGAGGACAGGCAGGCAAGTATCTCCAAATCAAAAGGTCCTACGCTTATTACTGAAGCACAAAATGATCCGTCCTAGACATGTAATCTGTAAATTAGATGGCGTTGGGATTTGGCAATAGtgtgtctgggagggggggtacTGTGCATGTAAATATAACCAGCCAGTAATtgttttgttggtttttatAACTAGAAATGGGAGGGGTCACttttagggtcaggggtcacgagggggggaggggttggaaTACGGGGGGAGGCCAGACACAAACTCAAAAGTTTCTCCATCACACCTGTATGTCTTAGCTTCACTGGTGGCGATGCCCAACTGCACCACCATCTATTGCCACTACCAACGACTCCGAAGGCTCTGAAGGATTTCTGTGTGCACCTGTCGTCGAGGTGCACACAGCGTCCCTAAAAGGGGGATGTCAATTTGTTGCTGCTGATAGGAGATACGAACATACAAACGGTGGTCTACATAGAGAGGGTGTGGGGTCCATTTTGAGTGTTGAGAGGTTCaaggtaataaaaaaaaaaatcactttctAAATTAAACCTGACTTCTGTTGTGATTTTTGATTAATCTGCATACATTTGAAAACATTTTCCTTCATTCATTAATCTAACGTCGGTTGTGAAATGCTACAAAAATCTATCCAAAACCAAAAATAGATGAGGAAAAAACATCCTACATCTTTAAAGGTAGGCCTTCTGGTTGTCATGCTTAGTTTTTTAGATCTGAAATCACAAGTTCAGTCCAAGCCTATTTTGCATGAGATCCTATTAGCCCAGAGGTTTGTTCATTGCCTACTTGTACTTTTCACACTGATAAGCGGCATGCCCAGCACACGTTTTACCGTCCCCTGATATATTATAGCTCAGTGTGTCTATTTTCCAGCATCAACGCCCACCCATTTTCAATTGTCTACCGGCAATGACGCaagtaataacaataatgtcATCTCGCTGTTTACAAAAGGGAACCGAGTGTTAAATGATAATTAAAAAAGGTGTCAACACAAAGCGTAATAACTACATACTTGCACCCTTAACAAAGGGTCTATCGCGACGACCCTCCCCTCCTAGTTGGCGCAATGAACCGCACGCTCGCTCATACTTTCCCATCATGCAGTGCTCTTGCCTGCTCCTATCGAGCCGCCATGTTGTCGGAGTGAATGCCTGGGAGTCAGAAAGAAACTGGGGCTGAAATCCGTGACCATCCACCCCCTCCGCCTGTAAGTATCGTCTCACGCAGTTTACAAGTACCTGTACCATGCCCTATCCTCACATAGGTCCCGGTATTGTCCAAATCGCGCCCGGACGGAGCTAAATGGATGTGTTTTGGGGCTGTGcgccgtctccctcctcctagCTCTTCCTCCCGTTGTGTCGGTCTTCCGCTCTAGACAGCCCAGGCCTTTGTTAGCATCCGCGTCATGGGTACCTGTAGAACTGAGCCCCCGGGACACACCGGGCGACTCACTGGCGTTTTAAAATAACGATCAAGTGTTGCAAGGTGGCGATTGTGCACCACTGGACACCATGTCGTCCCACTGTCGGTCCCCCTTCCGACCGGGATGAGTTAATGTCAAGAGGCCATGCATTGTTGCTAGACTTGGGCAGTGAACCCACCATAACAGCTCTCAGGCAAACGTCAACCGGCTACCATCCATTGCCCCAAAGCCTGCCTTTCATCCACAATCGGTTATTTAATCGGCCTAACGGTGTCACCTTAGGAGAGCGCTGGCTCCGGGGAGCGATAGTTTGGTGTTGTGCTACGGTACAAGACATCCGATGTCTTGCTAGCTAGTAGTTCTCTGCCACAACATCACACCCCTGGTCTGTAGCCGGCATGCGGTGGATTGCTCCCAGTTCTGATTAATGATTAAGCCACTTAGATGGACATCCCATCTGACATTTCCGGGTGTCGGACCATAACAAGCGGCTGTGCGCAAaggtttgggggggggcgggggggtcacTGTCGGAATTTGGGGAGTTACTTTCGTTCTTGTGTTTAGAGCGACAAGAACATTATCGCCTAGTATTACCTCgattcaaaacaacaacaacgaggaAGTGGTTCAAACGCCGTTTGTTATGGACGGGTATAGATTAACCGGCCATTTTTAGGCGTATCTTATCATTTGGACGTATGGCTGTTGGTATCCCACTCTTAAgtgtgtgaagtgggcgtgcGCTTCTCTATGTTGCACAGTGATTGCAGCAGGCTGATAATGCGTTTTACGTTGCCTGGATAACTGCAAGGTTTGTTCTCTGTACATAGCTTAATGTCCCAGAACTTGGTGTATAGCACTTCAGAGTTTTAATATGGTCCCAAATTTGAGTTATTACAAATGTCAGATCAACTATTGGATTTCTGATTACCAGACTTGTGTGATCCGTATTCTCTATGGGTACGAAGATAAGTCAATCCACCCCCAAATTCAATGGGGTCTCAATTGACGCACTGTAACTAGGTAGGCCACTAGTACCACCTGATATTCTGGGCTAATTCCCTGAATCTGAAGTATTTCAGAGAATTATTGTTATAGGCGTAAGACATTCTATAGAATGCCATGCAATCACTATTTTAACTGAATAATACATGGCATATCACCTATACTGTGTGCTTTAGATGTGCAAATATTGGTTGAATAGGATTTCAATACTTATTGCACTCTGTGTTCAGAATGTAGTTTACACTATTGCGTGTTTAGTGCAGGACTAACAAGGAAAAAGTGTCGTTCTGTGTCAAGTCACTATAGTCACAGTAAATGGTGAAAAGGTTGTTTTGAAAAGCCAAAGAAGTGTGATTGTTATACACAAAATATGCGTTCTTATTGGAAAAGTTGTAGGTAAGACCTGACCCTCAGAAGGCTAACATTCCATGGCCACCTCCAGGACCTGCGTTCCACtggccttttttatttttttccactagACATCTTCCCATAGAGACAAAGTATTGAGTTGTACTATTTATTGCCTAGGCTCAAGTTGATCAATTGCTCATACTTGCAACTATGTGTTATAATTTACTGTGTGCAATCACCTTATAACCGACTTATGACCATCACCTTATGATATGTATGATATTGTTGGCAGAACTCAAGCAAGGAGTCTTAGTTTTAgttcaaaataaatgtcagtTATTGTTATATTGGTATtttcatgatatatatatttttttctaactTTGTAACTGGGAACAGTTTGTTAGGCTACACTATAAGGATATAAAAACGATGCATTAAATGAGCCCATATCGTCAGCTAGCTCCAAATTATTTCCGCTGTCCTACTTCCCATTTGCTAATGATCAAAGACGAGATCGTGAATGTGAttctgattatttatttttgatcaGAACAGGAGCCGTGACAAGGGTGGTTGTGACTTAAAAACTCAAACGACTCTCGGCACACAGATGAGAAAACAAGCCTGTCTTCCAAGATCAGTGCCAGTCAACTGCCAGTCCTACCCGAAAGCCTGTTAATCCATCGATTTCTATACACAAGTAGTGATTTCCTCAATGCTTAAACAAGTATTGATGTTTTTTCCAAACAATGTGAGCTGATGTACAATTGTGCCTATGTCTTACAATTGTTTGGAATGGCAGGATATTGGGTACTCTTCCAATTAGGTAAAGTGCTAGCCACCCCTTCAGAAGCTCAGCCTGGCTTTTCAACAATCTCTTGTGTTCATGATTAGTGAAGTCGAAAAAACGTTCAACTAGTTTCAACTTTTGATACCATAAAAATGTGGAGGACTTTAATAGACTGGCCGCCCTTTGTTTAAAAGTTATCCATTAACCAAGCAGCCGTTGGAAGCCTATGGCTGAGTTAGACGTTTGGAAAATCGATCTGGCCTTCCGCTTGTTAGGAACTTTTTCGGGTGTATATAGGTGAGACAATTTTTCCTTATGGTTTAATTGTTCAGCTCAAATGGTTTGTGtaaagtttatttttcatttgttttgtatCGCCTAgtgaacagttttttttttttttttgcttcctaCTTTTGGTTCTATTTCAGGACACTATAGAAGAAAATGTCATCACTTTATGAACTTGATAAGTAACTTGGTAAGTTTAACAATACAGTTGCATTGCTTTGGCACCCAACTGCCAACTGTAAGCAAGGAGACAACAGGAATTATATCTTGTTGATTGTTTGTTGGTATGGTAATAACAGCAACATAAGCAGGGCCATTCCTTAATGTTTTTTATGAAGTACTTTGCGGCtcgattacattttttaattagcATTAATACTTTCCTACAGTTTGTGAAATTGCTGGACCGAAAAACTTGGAGAGAGGAACTGGGGACAAATCTGCAGTGTTTTAGGCCCCGTCTACAGGGGCGAAAATGATCTTTTCCCCTCTGTTAgtgttttcctttgatgcgtttcaggaatatctctgtAAAGACAGACTAAATGCGAaaacgcatcgagctgtagaaacgctgtagaaggcgctggttctccagcGCCTTCAATATGTCTCCAGGCGCTGCATCCAGCCTGCGTGCATCCAGCCGGCGCGCTGTATGCAAACATTCAGTCGAGGAGGATATAACAAAAAACTTTttagattgagcagaaatactttttaatgtagtTACTAGTAATCCAATttaccaaggggctgtatttaaagctacaaaaataaaataaatcaacgcaactctgacatcgcccagctggtggggggcgatgacgtcattgtttgcgtttcaggcgtccacacgaatcctaacacgaaaacGCGTAGGTCCGTTTTTAATTTATCCACCCTAGGATCTGGTTTCAGGAAAGTGCGTTTTCGCACACCGAAAGCGCCGGATCCGTCTCGATGGTCGGCCCAAACGCAAAAGACTTATGCGTTTTCACCCGAAAACCGGTtcagtgtggacggggccttaggcTATAGTGTTTGAAAGCCCCTTGGACTGGGATTCAAAGACTATTTAGAAAATTTGTTTTGTATGGATATTTCTGGGAAGGAAGGGGTGTTATATGACAAATGGTAACTTTGTGATCTTTCTTTTAGGAACGTTGTTGTGTATGAGGTGAAATGCGCCACACAGCGCCATGTTATTCCAGGAAGCTTAACCCTCGCTCGGACGCGGACATCAAAATGAATCGCTGCTCATAGGGAGCTCAACACACACCGTAGCGTGTAGTTGTCTGGGAATCCTTACTCTCTCGCCCACGCTATGATCAAAGTCAACTGCAGAATGAGCTCCAGACATccgcacatcacacacaccgtggcgttaGGGTTAAGCTTGTCTGAGACTTCTAGCCTATCTTGGCTAAACGTCAACACACTCGACATCTCCGGTGTCCCTTGGCCGTGACGTCGAAGGGTATACTAGCAGACACTTTCGCATCCCATAAAGAGCGTTACCTGCGTTTTAAGTAGTGTGGAAGGTTCATGTCGTTTTTGGGAAAACATAGGATTTTAATCCCGTTTTCTCCAATTGTAGGTCTTATTTCATTAACAGTGATACAATTactatgttgacgatcatataaGGTGTATCACTAGTCTATGGGAAACAAAACCAACTCATTCCAGCACCTGTGTCAGAGGCAGGCGATGGCAGGGCAGGTGTGTTTTTGCACAGAGCGATGGCAGATGCCAGCCAAAGCCACAGTGCTTGCAAAATAGCAAATGCTGTAAAAGATTGACCatatattttggtatttttagtTTGTTGAATTAATCAAGCTAAGCTTCTGATCAAATTAAATGATATAATCTTTGTTAAAGTAGCTTTAATTTTTGGGCCAAATTGCCCAGCCCTAGCTGCATTGGCATGTCAAAATTTGGACAAATTGCTTTAATCGCCTATTCGGCAAGTGTTCAGCCTGGTATTACATCTGCAAGTAAGTGCTGTTTAAAGTCATTTATTTGTTGAACTTCTGATACAACCCTTTAGAACCCTAATTTTAGCTGATATTATCTGTTAACCACAGTCTGGTTCTGCGGTCGACAGTTGTCACTTTCACATCTTTAGTGTGTGGTCAAATGAGTGAGAGATGTATACCGCCTTATAGTTGGATCCATCGTTTAAGTTTTAGAATATCTTTATACCGGTCAGAGTGGGAAAAAATACTGGCCAAGCAATTGTTTGAGACTGTAAACCATTATTTTAAACCTACCTTATGGTCAAATTGTTCCTGTGTTGGCTGGGTCCAGGTGATACTTACAAGCAATACCATCAGGTTGTGCCTTATAATGTGAAGTATAATCGTTGAGTCAAATTCACTGTCAAACAATCATGGTTTAAAAATAACGATCACATTTAAATTTTTATAAAGGGGATAACTGCTGACActgttatccaaagcgacttacaaccattcattcacacactaaTAGGTATATTGTACTACGGCTATTATATTATTCTACTTCTACTGCTGGCATTTATcatactaccactactactactactactactactaccaatcATGCTTATACTACACTGCTACTTCTCAAACTAATCCTTCATCATACTTCTCGGCCTAGGTTCAAGGTGCATCACTTCGGTTGAGCCATTTATTTAACTCTCGCTTTGGTCAATTATTTGATATTAATAAATGCTTTCTATTTATAGGTGTAACGATCCATCGATGTAGATCGATGCATCTATTGATTGGTAAACGATCCAACTGTATCGATGCAGCGcccaaacatcgatgcatatcgctgtattatgcgcttttattttgacaatcTCGTTGcgcgggtgtttgtgaaactatttctgcgcTATGCGCCATGTCATGTGGGGTGCACAATAACAGAAATTATTACGTCATTCCGATAAGTCCGATATCATGACGAATAGCCCCGATAACATAGCCTATATAATTTCAGTGCCCCGCTCCCACTATGATAACGCTAAATgtatagaaaatgtttttttttattattattacacctttcctgctgtcggctctcagaccgtagtcgaggagcacaggggagacgttccctccagggtcaatgttctctcgggggtaacaccctcactttgaccggcagtgggtctacTTATAGGTccgaatgaagcggccaccgattgaCAGTCTGGGCACTTCATTCTTAGTTTCACTAACTTTACAGTACACGCTTGCACAGACACAACTGGACtcgttcattacttcactaaactgacatACGCTTCCagtcgctctcctcgctcgtccacccacacatacgctactctcgTAACATTTATTATTGACAGTTAGCTGACAGTTAGTCCCGGGTCCTGGTCTTCCACTCCCTGtttctcagttaaacacagaaatcaactacatttgtccCAGCGTTTGTTAGATGTGATATTAAGCAAAAAAAtacactctctttctccggtAACGCAATCGTTCGCGGCGCCATTCTTCTTCatcgtttcttctatttgtctgtaactcatgctccaatctttcatGGATCGATGCGGATGTTGTGGATTCAATAGAATAGAAGATGCATCGCTGCAGCAACATTTAAATTATCGGGATGAGTTCTGCCCATTCTGCCTCCTTTGCTGTCTGCAGTCAGACCAGAACACACCTGAGTGACGGGGGCCGTCCTTATCCCGCCTCTTGTGAACCTCGACCCTACGTCATATCCCGCCCCTTGCAAGCCCACCCGCCGTTGATTCTAATGATGTCTGAGCGACGCCGATGTCTGCATATCGGGCATCAAGTGGGAATAAAAACCCaaaggtttttgtgtttgttcatAGTATTAAAGTCATGATCTTAGGTCATgatcatatatgtgtgtgttttatcggtatcggcctttaGGAGCTGAAAGTTATCGGTATcggttaaaaaaataagttatgtTACCTTCTTCAGAAATGGCCTTTTGTAGTTAAAATGTACTGTTAATTTTTATCACAGGGGTTCTGTCGTGATTGGATGTAAACCGTACGGAGTGTTCCATCTCCATAGGGGTACTGTTTGATTTTATAGATATTACATTATCTATTTATTCTATTATATTGGCCTATGGTATATTAGGCTAATGGTGACCTATATTTTCTTTCAAATTTAATGCAGTCGTTGACATGAGCGTCCTATTGTGAAGAGTTAATTAGTCTGTAGAAGCGGTCAGTCATTTAGCGGAGGTGCTGGCCTCGCCTGAAGGACGGGGCATCCCAGCGATCTAAATATTGAATAACTCAGTCACATCAACTTTtcaatactcttgccaacatCGGAGCGGACTAAATATGCTTTATACAACGGcgtgtatttgtattttctaaTAGGAAATCAAGcaggaacaaaaacacaattaagTGTGTCCAACCATTGGCATCCAGCGTTGAAGATCCCAAATCATGCTTTTTTGGGGTTAAAAATTGCATTTGCGGGTACTACTAAAATAGAGTTACATCATATGCCTGTATGTtaaataccccttattattctcacactgcCAAAACTTTCAGCATCTTTCATGTCTGATTTGTATCATGTCTCATTCAGGCCCCCCTCCCGCCCTGTCTGCTGGGATTGGTCAGCATTCCCACTCTTTTGCAATTGGTTGAACgctttgcgcgtgcgtctgcAAATTCACACCCCCGAGAAGTAAACATTGCTGGTACCCAGGAGGCAGGACTTTTGCacttcagccccgcccacttATGGAAGTGAAGTTTGCATTAACAAGCTGTTTCACACACCTATTGAGGGGCGTTATCGGTGGGCGCgaatactccccctggctcaGACTTATAGATTTTTCTAGTTTAGGAGACGTAAGACATGTATACATAAGTCATATCAGTCTAAAGCAgagggaaaagtaaaaaaagcatgatatcacccgTCTGCCACAAAACAACGGACTAAGACAATACTGGGACCCACACGGTCAAACATTTACCAATATGCTCCAATCACAAATCCTGGCACATAAATCGATGATGGACTCTTGAAAGACGCTTGATGACCCGTGCTGAGAGTCCAGCTGCCAACGCAGCCGTTGTTCATAGTTTTTCAAAAGCGCATGCAACCCTTACTCACCGGCAGCATATACTTATCATTCTTCCATTCATAAAGTCTAGGTTTCCAGAAAGCCTTGTTTTGCTTCACATTGTATTATGGTGACACGTCAGTACTATGACGGCAATCGTTTGGATATGTTATCGCTTTGGTGACGCCGTTTAGAGACATAATCATTTTCTAAATCACTCTCGCTCATCTTCCATTAAAGGATGTTTCACATAAAGCAGAAGAGATTAGCGGGAGCAGCCTTGTCCCACGAGGCTAGAGATACTTCTGTAGTTTGAGGTAACATGGGGATGTGTGAATAATGACACAGGAGTAAGTACAGGACTACTCTTATAATAACCTAAAAAAGTATCCCACAGGCTGGTTATTATCCTGTAACCGAGATCAATGAAACTGGCTACATGTTTATGGTTAGATGGAGCCTACCTTAATTGAGATATATTTAAAGAGGAATTACGTTAAATGGAGGAAAAGCATTTATTGGCTCAGGGACTGAACATAGGGCCTTGGGTCTTGTCCAATATTCGTCTTATGCACATTAGTTTAAGTCACGTGATTGGCTCTTATAATTGCCAGTTGCCGCCCGTCTCATTGAAAATGACTGCCTAGCAGGCAAGAAAGGTGCCTGCTAAAAAGTGCCTTCTTTaatagtgtgttgtgttgttttttttgacagGCTGTGGTGGaatgagcagtgtgtgtgtgttgaagaggAAAGCAGTGCTCTGGCAGGATTCGTTCAGCCCCCACATAAGAACTACAACTCCCAGCATGCCTGTGGTGCTGAGCAGTGGAGGGCACGCCCCTCCAACAGGGCAAGTCCCTCAGGCCCCCCCTCCAAGCCAGCAGGTAACTCCATGGCCTGTACCCATGTTGTACCTCCTTAGAACAAACTCATCTTCAGCCTTAAACCTGTACCATACCTGTGCCACACCTAAGTATCTGAATTTACCCACCACTGTGAGAAAATCGTAAAAGACAGAAACTCATCTAAAAACAATATAGCTATGACTGTAGGTCCGTCTCAAaccactagaggctgctaatgAGAAAACCTACTTGTATAGCAGGTTTAATGAATGCTGAGGAACAATTAACTGTCAAACGTGCTGTAATCCTGCGCTGCATGTCGGTTGAGAACTTCCCACTTGACGTTTTGTCG
Proteins encoded:
- the LOC130375476 gene encoding sodium/potassium-transporting ATPase subunit beta-1-interacting protein 1 — its product is MGKCDGRCTLLAICSLQLVAALQRQVFDFLGYQWAPILANFLHIVAIILGMFGTVQFRSRYLIFYAVWLVMWVGWNSFIICFYLEVGHLSQDRDFLMTFNTSLHRSWWMEHGPGCLVTPVLDSHLAPDDHHVITVSGCLLDYQYIEVLSSALQVLLALFGFVYACYVSKVFQDDEDSFDFIGGFDSYGYQPPQKSSHLQLQPLYTAG